From the genome of Streptomyces sp. NBC_01317, one region includes:
- a CDS encoding non-ribosomal peptide synthetase, which yields MSRPQEDPALSPGAGVPARVAAYNTTALALPEGTLHDLFAAQAARTPDAVALVQEDHRLTYRELDHAANALAHRLIGAGVRPGDAVGLLFDRSFAYVITVLAVMKSGGVYVPLDPRQPAERLSWILGDTGAVLLVTDRPEEETGFAGDLTALRLTGASATADTTATAPALTVHPDHPLYVMFTSGSSGTPKGVVNTHRNVVELALDPGFGATAHERVLAYSPLPFDSSTYELWVPLLRGGLAVVLSAPKIDIGELGEAIARHGVTAAYFTTALFDAMAGEAIDGLALLREIWTGGDVLSATALQRVLDHCPDTTVVHVYGPTEATVFCSYQSFTPEVRTLDRLHLGIPMANTSMYVLDAGLRHTAPGETGELYVAGPHLAQGYGRLPAMTAERFTADPYGPAGTRMYRTGDLAAWNEHGEIVFLGRADQQVKLRGNRIELGEIETVLTRHPSVAQAAVIVREDRPGDKRLVAYAVPAVEGVLDAAELLRHVGGELVEYMVPSAVVPMGALPLTANGKLDRRALPAPRVGAAPNGRAPRNPVEEVLCGLFAHTLGLPSIGIDDDFFGVGGHSLLATRLVSRVRAALGVQLTLREFFLYPTVALLAEYAATNGGEPARPALTAQERPEPLPLSAAQQRLWFLDQLEGPSATYNIPLAVRVRGELDLAALESAFTDVVGRHESLRTVFGQAGGQDGGQAYQRVLPADGVRAGLSLTRATEETVGALLTAESERIFDLTSDLPFRARLFALGEREHVLLVVMHHIVSDGWSYQPLMRDLSTAYTTRSRGERPSWEPLTAQYADYALWHRGLLGDPADDESAGVRQLDFWKRTLADLPEEVTLPAVRQRPAAASYRGATHTVHCPPDVHSALADLARESGASVFMVAQAAVSTLLSRSGAGHDIPLGSPIAGRTDQALDDLVGFFVNTLVLRTDLSGDPSFRELLTRVRETDLAAWAHQDLPFDRLVEALNPDRSAARHPLFQVMLTLTDAATPTLVADGLDTESEFAWLRFAKFDLTFSFAEHRSEDGRPGGLDITIEYATDLYDAPTIEATGDRLVRLLAGAVAAPDLPVGEVELLSASERGLLLEEWSGAATGVPDQSLAELFAAQAARTPDALAVVADDRELTYRELDALANRTAHHLIAEGVRPGSRVALLQERSLTAMVATLAVVKAGATYVPLDTRYPSDRIQLITEQSALTHLLTDRDPGHLTLPSGLTTLTTGAHSADTTDPAVPVHPDQPVYAMFTSGSTGVPKGVAVTHRNVADLAAQTMYANGDHTRVLFHSAMAFDASTYEMWVPWLNGGTLVVAPAGHLDTATYQRLLTEHSITALWMTAGLFRVMAEEAPEAFAGVREVWAGGDVVPPEAVRRIHEHCPATTVVNGYGPTETTTFAATHRIHRPLDYPGALPVGEPLDNHRLYVLDDRLRLVPPGTPGELYIAGAGLAQGYLDRPALTADRFVADPYGPAGTRMYRTGDLTRWNDGGSLEYLGRADQQVKLRGFRIELGEIEGALTTLQAVGQATVSVREDRPGDKRLVAYLVAADGTTVDLTEVRREISGALPDYMVPSAFLILDEIPLTTNGKIDRRALPAPQHQGDTDGRAPRTPAEEVLCGHFAAVLGLPSVTIDDHFFHLGGHSLLATRLISRIRETFGVQITVKDLFQGPTVAGLAAFVEAGGDAVRRPALRESVRPRRVPLSSAQQRLWFLHHLEGPSATYNIPLALRLKGALDREALQLALTDVVVRHESLRTLFGTADDTAYQWQLPADEIRVELPVTAVSEETLEAALGAQAARSFDLSTELPFRACLFDLGGDDAALLIVMHHIASDGWSTTPLLRDLTAAYTARTQGQAPGWEPLPVQYADYTLWQREVLAADGERQAEFWRHTLGGLPDEATLPTDRPRPAVASCRGTTHSAHVPAELHRALTRLAGETGSTLFMVAQAAVATALSRSGAGEDIPLGAPIAGRSEQSLDDLVGFFVNTLVLRTDLSGDPSFRELLSRVRDTDLAAWAHQDLPFDQLVEALNPERSTARHPLFQVVLTLQEAVTPTLGLPGLTGESGFAPLEISKFDLTFSFHEHRTADGRPGGLDIRVEYATDLYDAGTVEAVTDRLVRLLGAAVENPELPVGELAFMSPDDRHRLLEEWHGTVTGSSGTNLAELFAAQAARTPDAVALTDGDRDLTYAELDAVTNRLAHHLISLGVRQESVVAVLMERTGDLLTALLSVVKAGGVYAPLNHADPDGRLDQIVAETRAPVLITDTALSDHPIVARTTAHVVVLDGTAAFDHLPATPPAYPAHPDQWLYVMYTSGSTGVPKGVAVTHRNVADLAGQRVFANENHRRVLFHSPHTFDASTYEMWVPWLNGGTIVVAPPGHLDPATLGALLKDAGLTGLWLTVGLFRVVADEAPEAFAGLREVWTGGEVVPPEAVRRVMDRCPGTTVFNVYGPTETTTFATTHPVRRPLRPGALPIGGPFDNHRLYVLDPGLRLVPPGTPGELYIAGTGVARGYLGRPGLTAERFTADPYGPAGTRMYRTGDLVRWNRHGEIEYLGRTDQQVKLRGFRIELGEIESALISHRTVGQAHVSVREDRPGDKRLVAYLVPAENATVDLAALRRDIADAVPEYMVPSAFMVLDRIPLNTNGKVDRRALPAPQVSHVTQGRAPRSPQEEVLCGLFAAVLGLPSVTIDDHFFRSGGHSLLGTRLISRIRQAFGVQLGVKDLFQHPTVSALSERVTAGNGELPRPALTGEERPELIPLSSAQQRLWFLDQMEGPSPTYNIPLALRLTGRLDPEALRLALTDLTTRHESLRTVFPTHEGRTHQHILPPAPVGLPLTATTEEALPALLAELSALTFDLATQPPVRSHLLALGEREHVLLVVIHHIASDGWSNGPLFQDLATSYAARVEGLAPEWEPLPVQYADYSLWQQRLLESDEERQLDYWRQTLADLPEEVTLPTDHARPATASNRGTTHTVHCPAGLHDSLISLAQDTGSTLFMVAQAAVATLLSRSGAGHDIPLGSPVAGRTDQKLDRLIGFFVNTLVLRTDLTGEPSFRDLLSRVRETDLAAWAHQDLPFDRLVEALNPERTTARHPLFQVMLTVGDTTTEVPGLPGLDTAYEYSAVQIAKFDLTFGFEEHRTDDGLPAGLDITVEYATDLYDPRTVEATADRLVRLLTGAVATPDLPVGELELLSASERGLLLEEWNGPATGTPDRNLAELFAAQTHRTPDALAVVADDRELTYRELDSLANRTAHHLIAEGVRPGSRVALLQERSLTAVVTTLAVVKAGATYIPLDTRYPADRIQLITEQSAITHLLTDRDPGRLTLPPGVTPLTTGTHSADTTDPAVPVHPDQPVYAMFTSGSTGVPKGVAVTHRNVADLAAQSMYANGNHQRVLFHSAMAFDASTYEMWVPWLNGGTLVVAPAGHLDTAAYQRLLTQHSITALWLTAGLFRLIAEEAPEAFAGVREVWAGGDVVPPEAVRRVMDRCPGITVVNGYGPTETTTFATTHRIHRPLGPAAGALPIGGPLDNHRLYVLDHRLRLVPPGAPGELYIAGTGLAQGYLDRPALTADRFVADPYGAPGTRMYRTGDLTRWNHEGALEYLGRADQQVKLRGFRIELGEVETVLTGRPGVAQAVVAVREDQPGDKRLVAYLTAEDGARIDTEDVRRRMSGLLPEYMIPSAFMVLDEIPLTVNGKVDRRALPVPEIAPTTGRAPRTVKEEVLCGLFAEVLGLPSVTIDDHFFHLGGHSLLATRLVGRIRSVLGVGLSVATLFEHPIVATLVEKLDSAEAARPTLRPMRRMGATK from the coding sequence ATGTCCCGACCGCAAGAAGATCCCGCTCTCTCCCCCGGCGCCGGCGTGCCCGCGCGCGTCGCCGCGTACAACACCACGGCGCTGGCACTCCCCGAGGGCACGCTGCACGATCTTTTCGCCGCGCAGGCCGCCCGCACCCCGGATGCCGTCGCCCTCGTCCAGGAGGACCACCGGCTCACCTACCGGGAGCTGGACCACGCGGCCAACGCCCTCGCGCACCGGCTCATCGGCGCCGGTGTGCGGCCGGGTGACGCGGTCGGCCTCCTCTTCGACCGCTCCTTCGCCTATGTGATCACCGTCCTCGCCGTGATGAAGAGCGGCGGTGTGTACGTCCCGCTCGACCCCCGCCAGCCCGCGGAACGGCTCTCCTGGATCCTCGGCGACACCGGGGCCGTCCTGCTGGTGACGGACCGCCCCGAGGAGGAGACGGGCTTCGCGGGCGACCTGACCGCCCTGCGGCTCACCGGCGCGAGCGCCACCGCCGACACCACTGCCACCGCGCCCGCGCTCACGGTCCACCCCGACCACCCGCTGTACGTGATGTTCACCTCCGGCTCCAGCGGCACCCCCAAGGGAGTCGTCAACACCCACCGCAACGTGGTGGAGTTGGCCCTCGACCCGGGCTTCGGGGCCACGGCGCACGAGCGGGTCCTCGCCTACTCGCCGCTGCCCTTCGACTCCTCGACGTACGAGCTGTGGGTCCCGCTGCTGCGCGGCGGGCTGGCCGTCGTCCTGTCGGCGCCGAAGATCGACATCGGTGAGCTGGGCGAGGCCATCGCCCGCCACGGGGTGACCGCCGCCTACTTCACGACCGCGCTGTTCGACGCCATGGCGGGCGAGGCGATCGACGGCCTCGCGCTGCTGCGGGAGATCTGGACCGGCGGCGACGTCCTGTCCGCCACCGCCCTCCAGCGGGTCCTGGACCACTGCCCCGACACCACGGTCGTGCATGTGTACGGACCCACCGAGGCGACGGTCTTTTGCAGCTATCAGTCCTTCACGCCCGAGGTCCGCACCCTCGACCGGCTGCACCTGGGCATCCCGATGGCCAACACCTCCATGTACGTGCTGGACGCCGGGCTGCGCCACACCGCCCCCGGCGAGACCGGTGAACTCTACGTCGCCGGGCCGCACCTGGCGCAGGGGTACGGCCGGCTGCCGGCCATGACCGCCGAGCGGTTCACCGCCGACCCGTACGGCCCGGCGGGCACCCGGATGTACCGCACCGGCGACCTGGCCGCCTGGAACGAGCACGGCGAGATCGTCTTCCTGGGCCGCGCCGACCAGCAGGTCAAACTGCGCGGCAACCGCATCGAACTCGGCGAGATCGAGACCGTGTTGACCCGCCACCCGTCCGTCGCGCAGGCCGCGGTCATCGTCCGCGAGGACCGCCCGGGCGACAAGCGCCTGGTGGCGTACGCCGTGCCCGCGGTGGAGGGCGTCCTGGACGCCGCCGAGCTGCTGCGGCACGTGGGCGGGGAACTGGTCGAGTACATGGTGCCCTCGGCGGTCGTGCCCATGGGGGCGCTGCCGCTGACGGCCAACGGCAAGCTGGACCGGCGCGCCCTGCCCGCCCCCCGGGTCGGCGCGGCCCCCAACGGCCGGGCGCCGCGCAACCCCGTCGAGGAGGTGCTGTGCGGTCTGTTCGCGCACACCCTCGGTCTGCCGTCGATCGGCATCGACGACGACTTCTTCGGGGTCGGCGGCCACTCGCTGCTGGCGACGCGGCTGGTGAGCCGGGTGCGCGCGGCCCTCGGAGTACAGCTGACCCTGCGGGAGTTCTTCCTCTACCCGACCGTGGCACTCCTCGCGGAGTACGCGGCCACGAACGGTGGCGAGCCGGCCCGCCCCGCCCTGACGGCCCAGGAGCGTCCCGAGCCGCTCCCGCTCTCGGCGGCGCAGCAGCGGCTGTGGTTCCTCGACCAGCTGGAGGGCCCGTCGGCGACGTACAACATCCCGCTCGCCGTGCGCGTACGGGGTGAACTGGACCTGGCCGCCCTGGAGTCGGCGTTCACCGATGTGGTGGGCCGGCACGAGAGCCTGCGTACGGTGTTCGGGCAGGCCGGCGGGCAGGACGGGGGGCAGGCCTACCAGCGGGTGCTGCCGGCCGACGGGGTCCGGGCCGGGCTGTCGCTCACCCGGGCGACCGAGGAGACCGTGGGCGCGCTGCTCACCGCCGAGTCCGAGCGGATCTTCGACCTGACGTCCGATCTGCCGTTCCGGGCCCGGCTGTTCGCCCTCGGCGAGCGGGAGCACGTCCTGCTGGTGGTGATGCACCACATCGTCTCCGACGGCTGGTCGTACCAGCCGCTCATGCGCGACCTGAGCACCGCCTACACCACCCGCTCGCGCGGCGAGCGCCCGAGTTGGGAGCCGCTGACCGCCCAGTACGCGGACTACGCGCTGTGGCACCGGGGCCTGCTCGGCGACCCGGCGGACGACGAGAGTGCCGGCGTCCGTCAACTGGACTTCTGGAAGCGGACGTTGGCGGACCTCCCGGAGGAGGTCACCCTGCCCGCCGTACGGCAGCGGCCGGCCGCCGCCTCGTACCGGGGCGCCACCCACACCGTGCACTGCCCCCCGGACGTCCACTCCGCGCTGGCCGACCTGGCGCGCGAGTCGGGTGCCTCGGTGTTCATGGTGGCCCAAGCGGCGGTGTCGACCCTGCTGTCGCGGTCCGGCGCCGGGCACGACATCCCGCTCGGCTCCCCGATCGCCGGCCGCACCGACCAGGCGCTCGACGACCTCGTCGGCTTCTTCGTCAACACCCTCGTGCTGCGTACGGACCTGTCGGGCGACCCGAGCTTCCGGGAACTGCTCACGCGGGTCAGGGAGACCGACCTCGCGGCCTGGGCGCACCAGGACCTTCCCTTCGACCGGCTGGTCGAGGCCCTGAACCCGGACCGGTCGGCGGCCAGGCACCCGCTGTTCCAGGTGATGCTGACGCTGACGGACGCGGCCACACCGACGCTCGTCGCGGACGGCCTGGACACGGAGTCGGAGTTCGCCTGGCTGCGGTTCGCCAAGTTCGACCTGACGTTCTCGTTCGCCGAGCACCGCTCGGAGGACGGCCGGCCCGGCGGGCTCGACATCACCATCGAGTACGCCACCGACCTCTACGACGCGCCCACCATCGAGGCCACCGGCGACCGGCTGGTCCGGCTGCTGGCCGGAGCGGTGGCCGCGCCCGATCTGCCGGTCGGCGAGGTGGAGTTGCTGTCCGCGAGCGAGCGCGGGCTCCTCCTGGAGGAGTGGAGCGGCGCGGCGACCGGTGTCCCGGACCAGAGCCTCGCGGAACTCTTCGCCGCGCAGGCCGCCCGCACCCCGGACGCGCTCGCCGTCGTCGCCGACGACCGCGAGCTGACGTACCGCGAACTCGACGCTCTCGCCAACCGGACCGCCCACCATCTGATCGCGGAAGGGGTACGGCCCGGCAGCCGGGTCGCGCTCCTGCAAGAGCGCTCGCTGACCGCCATGGTCGCCACGCTCGCCGTCGTCAAGGCGGGTGCCACGTACGTCCCCCTCGACACGCGCTACCCGAGCGACCGCATCCAGCTGATCACCGAGCAGTCCGCTCTCACCCACCTCCTCACCGACCGCGACCCGGGGCATCTCACCCTGCCGTCCGGCCTCACCACACTGACCACCGGGGCCCACAGCGCCGACACCACCGACCCCGCCGTGCCGGTCCACCCGGATCAGCCGGTCTACGCCATGTTCACCTCGGGCTCGACCGGTGTGCCGAAGGGCGTGGCGGTCACCCACCGCAACGTCGCGGACCTCGCCGCCCAGACCATGTACGCCAACGGCGACCACACTCGGGTGTTGTTCCACTCAGCGATGGCCTTCGACGCCTCGACGTACGAGATGTGGGTCCCCTGGCTCAACGGCGGGACCCTCGTCGTCGCGCCGGCGGGACACCTCGACACCGCCACGTACCAGCGCCTCCTCACCGAGCACTCCATCACCGCCCTCTGGATGACGGCGGGTTTGTTCCGGGTCATGGCGGAGGAGGCTCCCGAGGCCTTCGCCGGAGTACGGGAGGTCTGGGCGGGCGGCGACGTCGTGCCGCCGGAGGCCGTACGCCGGATCCACGAGCACTGCCCCGCCACCACCGTCGTCAACGGCTACGGGCCGACGGAGACCACCACGTTCGCCGCCACCCACCGTATCCACCGGCCCCTCGACTACCCCGGCGCCCTTCCCGTCGGCGAACCTCTCGACAACCACCGCCTCTACGTCCTGGACGATCGTCTGCGGCTCGTCCCGCCCGGCACCCCCGGTGAGCTGTACATCGCCGGCGCGGGCCTGGCGCAGGGCTACCTCGACCGCCCGGCCCTCACCGCGGACCGCTTCGTCGCCGACCCGTACGGTCCGGCGGGCACCCGGATGTACCGCACGGGGGACCTCACCCGCTGGAACGACGGGGGCTCCCTCGAATACCTGGGCCGCGCCGACCAGCAGGTCAAGCTGCGGGGCTTCCGCATCGAACTGGGTGAGATCGAGGGCGCCCTGACGACTCTTCAGGCAGTGGGCCAGGCGACCGTCAGCGTCCGTGAGGACCGCCCCGGCGACAAGCGCCTCGTCGCCTACCTCGTCGCCGCCGACGGCACCACCGTCGACCTCACCGAAGTCCGCCGCGAGATCTCCGGCGCCCTGCCGGACTACATGGTCCCCTCCGCCTTCCTGATCCTGGACGAGATCCCCCTCACCACCAACGGCAAGATCGACCGCCGCGCCCTGCCCGCCCCCCAGCACCAGGGCGACACCGACGGGCGCGCGCCCCGTACCCCCGCCGAGGAAGTCCTCTGCGGTCACTTCGCGGCCGTCCTCGGACTGCCGTCCGTCACCATCGACGACCACTTCTTCCACCTGGGCGGCCACTCGCTCCTCGCCACCCGCCTCATCAGCCGCATCCGGGAGACCTTCGGGGTCCAGATCACCGTCAAGGACCTCTTCCAGGGCCCGACCGTCGCCGGACTCGCCGCGTTCGTCGAGGCGGGCGGTGACGCGGTGCGGCGCCCCGCCCTGCGGGAGTCGGTCCGTCCGCGGCGGGTCCCGCTCTCCTCCGCCCAGCAACGCCTCTGGTTCCTGCACCACTTGGAGGGTCCTTCGGCGACGTACAACATCCCGCTCGCCCTGCGCCTCAAGGGCGCGCTCGACCGGGAGGCGCTGCAACTCGCCCTGACGGACGTGGTGGTACGGCACGAGAGCCTGCGCACGCTGTTCGGGACGGCGGACGACACCGCCTACCAGTGGCAGCTGCCGGCGGACGAGATCCGGGTGGAGCTGCCCGTCACCGCCGTGAGCGAGGAGACCCTGGAGGCGGCCCTCGGCGCGCAGGCCGCCAGGAGCTTCGACCTCTCAACCGAACTGCCCTTCCGTGCCTGCCTGTTCGACCTGGGCGGCGACGACGCGGCGCTGCTGATCGTGATGCACCACATCGCCTCGGACGGCTGGTCCACCACCCCGCTCCTGCGTGACCTGACCGCCGCCTACACGGCCCGTACACAGGGACAGGCGCCCGGCTGGGAGCCGCTGCCGGTGCAGTACGCCGACTACACGCTGTGGCAGCGGGAGGTGCTGGCGGCGGACGGCGAGCGCCAGGCGGAGTTCTGGCGCCACACGCTGGGCGGACTGCCGGACGAGGCCACCCTGCCGACCGACCGGCCCCGCCCGGCGGTCGCCAGCTGCCGGGGCACGACCCACAGCGCGCACGTCCCGGCGGAGTTGCACCGGGCGCTGACCCGGCTGGCCGGGGAGACCGGGAGCACGCTGTTCATGGTGGCCCAGGCCGCCGTCGCCACCGCCCTGTCCCGCTCCGGCGCGGGCGAGGACATCCCCCTCGGCGCCCCGATCGCGGGCCGTTCCGAGCAGTCCCTAGACGACCTGGTCGGCTTCTTCGTCAACACCCTCGTGCTGCGTACGGACCTGTCGGGCGACCCGAGCTTCCGTGAGCTGCTGTCCCGCGTCCGGGACACCGACCTGGCCGCCTGGGCCCATCAGGACCTCCCCTTCGACCAGTTGGTCGAGGCCCTGAACCCCGAGCGCAGCACCGCCCGGCACCCGCTCTTCCAGGTGGTCCTCACCCTCCAGGAAGCGGTCACCCCGACGCTCGGACTGCCGGGCCTCACCGGCGAGTCGGGCTTCGCGCCGCTGGAGATCTCCAAGTTCGACCTGACGTTCTCCTTCCACGAGCACCGCACGGCGGACGGCCGGCCCGGCGGACTGGACATCAGGGTCGAGTACGCCACCGACCTGTACGACGCCGGAACCGTCGAGGCGGTCACCGACCGGCTGGTCCGGCTGCTCGGCGCCGCCGTCGAGAACCCCGAACTGCCCGTCGGCGAGCTGGCGTTCATGAGCCCCGACGATCGCCACCGGCTCCTGGAGGAGTGGCACGGCACGGTCACCGGTTCCTCCGGGACGAACCTCGCCGAGCTGTTCGCCGCACAGGCCGCCCGTACCCCCGACGCGGTCGCCCTCACCGACGGCGACCGGGACCTGACGTACGCGGAGCTGGACGCGGTCACCAACCGGCTGGCCCATCACCTCATCAGCCTCGGGGTCCGCCAGGAGAGCGTCGTCGCCGTCCTGATGGAGCGCACGGGCGACCTGCTCACCGCTCTGCTCTCCGTGGTCAAGGCCGGCGGGGTCTACGCCCCGCTCAACCACGCCGACCCCGACGGGCGGCTCGACCAGATCGTCGCGGAGACCAGGGCCCCGGTCCTGATCACCGACACGGCCCTGTCCGACCACCCGATCGTGGCCAGGACCACCGCGCACGTCGTCGTGCTCGACGGGACCGCCGCGTTCGACCACCTACCGGCGACCCCGCCGGCGTACCCGGCCCATCCCGACCAGTGGCTGTACGTCATGTACACCTCGGGCTCGACCGGGGTGCCGAAGGGCGTCGCCGTGACCCACCGCAACGTCGCCGACCTCGCCGGCCAGAGGGTGTTCGCCAACGAGAATCACCGGCGGGTGCTGTTCCACTCGCCCCACACCTTCGACGCGTCGACGTACGAGATGTGGGTGCCGTGGCTGAACGGCGGCACCATCGTGGTCGCACCCCCGGGCCACCTGGATCCGGCGACGCTGGGCGCGCTGCTCAAGGACGCCGGTCTGACCGGACTGTGGCTGACGGTGGGCCTGTTCCGGGTCGTGGCCGACGAGGCACCCGAGGCGTTCGCGGGACTGCGGGAGGTCTGGACCGGCGGGGAAGTCGTCCCGCCGGAGGCCGTACGGCGGGTCATGGACCGCTGCCCGGGCACCACCGTCTTCAACGTGTACGGACCCACCGAGACCACCACCTTCGCCACCACTCACCCCGTCCGGCGTCCCCTCCGTCCCGGCGCGCTCCCCATCGGCGGGCCCTTCGACAACCACCGCCTCTACGTCCTCGACCCCGGGCTGCGCCTCGTCCCGCCGGGCACCCCCGGTGAGCTGTACATCGCGGGCACCGGCGTCGCGCGCGGCTATCTCGGCCGGCCCGGCCTGACGGCGGAGCGCTTCACGGCCGACCCGTACGGTCCCGCCGGCACCCGCATGTACCGCACGGGCGACCTGGTCCGCTGGAACCGGCACGGGGAGATCGAATATCTCGGCCGCACCGACCAGCAGGTCAAACTGCGCGGCTTCCGCATCGAACTCGGTGAGATCGAGAGTGCCCTGATCAGCCATCGGACCGTGGGCCAGGCCCACGTCAGTGTCCGTGAGGACCGCCCCGGCGACAAGCGCCTCGTCGCCTATCTCGTCCCCGCCGAGAACGCCACCGTCGATCTCGCCGCACTGCGCCGCGATATCGCGGACGCCGTACCCGAGTACATGGTCCCGTCCGCCTTCATGGTCCTGGACAGGATCCCTCTCAACACCAACGGCAAGGTGGACCGGCGCGCCCTGCCCGCCCCCCAGGTCTCCCACGTCACCCAGGGAAGAGCGCCCCGTTCTCCGCAGGAAGAGGTGCTGTGCGGTCTGTTCGCGGCCGTCCTCGGACTGCCGTCGGTCACCATCGACGACCACTTCTTCCGCAGCGGCGGCCACTCCCTGCTGGGCACCCGGCTCATCAGCCGCATCCGGCAGGCGTTCGGCGTCCAGCTCGGCGTCAAGGACCTCTTCCAGCACCCCACGGTGTCCGCCCTCTCGGAGCGGGTCACGGCGGGCAACGGCGAGCTGCCGCGTCCGGCGCTGACCGGCGAGGAGCGCCCGGAGCTGATCCCGCTCTCCTCCGCCCAGCAACGGCTGTGGTTCCTGGACCAGATGGAGGGCCCCTCCCCCACCTACAACATCCCGCTCGCGCTGCGCCTCACCGGCCGGCTCGACCCCGAGGCCCTGCGACTCGCCCTCACCGACCTCACCACCCGCCACGAGTCGCTGCGCACGGTCTTCCCCACCCATGAGGGCCGCACCCACCAGCACATCCTTCCGCCGGCCCCGGTCGGCCTCCCTCTGACCGCCACCACGGAAGAGGCGTTGCCCGCGCTTCTCGCCGAGCTGTCCGCCCTCACCTTCGACCTCGCCACCCAGCCTCCTGTCCGCTCCCACCTCCTCGCCCTCGGCGAGCGCGAACACGTCCTGCTCGTCGTGATCCACCACATCGCGTCCGACGGTTGGTCCAACGGACCGCTCTTCCAGGATCTGGCCACGTCCTACGCGGCCCGCGTCGAGGGCCTGGCACCGGAGTGGGAACCGCTCCCCGTCCAGTACGCCGACTACAGCCTCTGGCAGCAGCGGCTGCTGGAGAGCGACGAGGAGCGCCAACTCGACTACTGGCGGCAGACGTTGGCCGACCTCCCGGAAGAGGTGACCCTTCCCACCGACCACGCCCGGCCCGCCACCGCGTCCAACCGGGGCACCACACACACCGTGCACTGCCCCGCCGGACTGCACGACTCGCTCATCTCCCTGGCGCAGGACACGGGCAGCACCCTGTTCATGGTGGCCCAGGCCGCCGTCGCCACCCTCCTCTCCCGTTCGGGGGCCGGACACGACATCCCGCTCGGCTCCCCCGTCGCGGGCCGCACCGACCAGAAGCTCGACCGTCTGATCGGGTTCTTCGTCAACACCCTTGTCCTGCGTACGGATCTGACGGGTGAGCCGAGCTTCCGCGACCTGCTGTCCCGCGTCCGGGAGACCGACCTCGCCGCCTGGGCGCACCAGGACCTCCCCTTCGACCGGCTGGTCGAAGCCCTCAACCCCGAGCGCACCACCGCACGGCACCCGCTCTTCCAGGTCATGCTCACCGTCGGCGACACCACCACCGAGGTCCCCGGGCTCCCCGGGCTGGACACGGCGTACGAGTACTCGGCCGTGCAGATCGCCAAGTTCGACCTGACGTTCGGCTTCGAGGAGCACCGTACGGACGACGGCCTGCCCGCCGGTCTGGACATCACCGTCGAGTACGCCACCGACCTCTACGACCCCCGTACCGTCGAAGCCACCGCGGACCGCCTGGTCCGGCTCCTCACCGGAGCCGTCGCCACCCCCGATCTGCCCGTCGGCGAGCTGGAGTTGCTCTCAGCAAGCGAGCGCGGGCTTCTCCTGGAGGAGTGGAACGGTCCCGCCACCGGCACACCCGACAGGAACCTCGCGGAGCTGTTCGCCGCACAGACCCACCGCACCCCGGACGCGCTCGCCGTCGTCGCCGACGACCGTGAACTGACCTACCGGGAACTCGACTCACTCGCCAACCGGACCGCCCACCACCTCATCGCGGAAGGGGTACGCCCCGGCAGCCGCGTGGCCCTCCTCCAGGAGCGCTCCCTCACCGCCGTGGTCACCACCCTCGCCGTCGTCAAGGCGGGCGCCACCTACATCCCGCTCGACACCCGCTACCCCGCCGACCGCATCCAGCTCATCACCGAACAGTCCGCGATCACCCACCTCCTCACCGACCGCGACCCCGGCCGGCTCACCCTTCCGCCGGGCGTCACCCCCCTCACCACCGGGACCCACTCCGCCGACACCACCGACCCGGCCGTACCGGTCCACCCCGACCAGCCCGTCTACGCCATGTTCACCTCGGGCTCGACGGGCGTACCGAAGGGCGTGGCGGTGACCCACCGCAACGTCGCCGACCTTGCCGCCCAGAGCATGTACGCCAACGGCAACCACCAACGTGTCCTCTTCCACTCTGCGATGGCCTTCGACGCCTCCACGTACGAGATGTGGGTCCCCTGGCTCAACGGCGGCACTCTCGTCGTCGCACCGGCCGGCCACCTCGACACCGCCGCCTACCAGCGCCTCCTCACCCAGCACTCCATCACCGCCCTCTGGCTCACCGCGGGCCTCTTCCGCCTCATCGCCGAAGAAGCACCCGAAGCCTTCGCGGGGGTACGGGAGGTGTGGGCCGGCGGCGACGTCGTCCCGCCGGAAGCCGTACGCCGGGTCATGGACCGCTGCCCGGGCATCACCGTCGTCAACGGCTACGGCCCCACCGAGACCACCACCTTCGCCACCACCCACCGCATCCACCGCCCCCTCGGCCCCGCCGCCGGCGCTCTGCCCATCGGCGGGCCCCTCGACAACCACCGCCTCTACGTCCTCGACCACCGCCTCCGCCTCGTCCCGCCGGGCGCGCCCGGCGAGTTGTACATCGCGGGCACGGGCCTCGCCCAGGGCTACCTCGACCGGCCCGCGCTCACCGCCGACCGCTTCGTCGCCGACCCGTACGGCGCTCCGGGCACCCGGATGTACCGCACCGGCGACCTCACCCGCTGGAACCACGAAGGAGCCCTCGAATACCTCGGCCGCGCGGACCAGCAAGTCAAACTCCGCGGCTTCCGCATCGAACTCGGCGAGGTCGAGACCGTGCTCACCGGCCGGCCCGGGGTCGCGCAGGCCGTCGTGGCCGTCCGCGAGGACCAGCCCGGCGACAAGCGCCTGGTCGCCTACCTCACGGCGGAGGACGGCGCGCGGATCGACACCGAGGACGTGCGGCGGCGGATGTCCGGGCTGCTGCCCGAGTACATGATCCCGTCCGCCTTCATGGTCCTGGACGAGATCCCCCTGACCGTCAACGGCAAGGTGGACCGGCGCGCCCTGCCCGTACCGGAGATCGCCCCCACCACCGGGCGCGCCCCGCGCACGGTCAAGGAAGAAGTCCTGTGCGGCCTGTTCGCGGAGGTCCTCGGGCTGCCGTCGGTCACCATCGACGACCACTTCTTCCACCTGGGCGGCCACTCCCTCCTCGCCACCCGCCTCGTCGGCCGGATCCGCTCCGTCCTGGGGGTCGGGCTCTCCGTGGCGACGCTCTTCGAACACCCGATCGTGGCAACGCTCGTCGAGAAGCTCGACAGCGCCGAGGCCGCAAGGCCCACACTGCGGCCGATGCGCCGGATGGGAGCGACCAAGTGA